In Alphaproteobacteria bacterium, the genomic window TGTAGGAAACAAGGTCGTCGCCTGAAAGCGGTGATGGCATCGCGATTTGGAGGCCCGGGAACACATCATTATAATTCATGCCGGGCATGAGCTTCACATCTTCTGGCGGGGTGCCGTAACCGGTCAGGAGGGAATAAATGTAATCTTCACCGCCGTGGCGCGCTTTTACGATAAGCGATAAATCTGGTGGGTAAGCGCCGTTGTTGGCTGCACGTGCAGCCTTTTCATTGGCAAACGGTGCTTTGAAATGGTCGGATGGCAGTGCAGGGCGTTCAAACATTGCGCCTTCGTCATTCGGGCCGTCGGTCACCGTGTATTCGGAAGCAATGGCTTTCACTTCGTTTTCACTATAGCCGATGGATGCAAGGTTGCGGTAGCTGAGCAGGTTCATGGAATGGCAAGCTGCGCAAACCTGCTTGTAAACCAGAAAGCCGCGTTGCAATGCGCCGCGATCATACGTTCCAAACAACCCGGATTGCGGCCAGCCGCCTTCAGGGGTGCGAAGATGATGTTCTGACTCATTCGCCCATGCGGGTGATGCGATTAATGTTGTCGCTAGGGCGATAACTGCAAAAAAACGATTCATAGATACAAACTCCAAATCTTATTTCTTATCAGCGAGAATAGCTTCGTGGATGCTGGGTGGCAGCGGCAGAGGCTTTTCAATTTTGTTCAGCACTGGCAGCACGATGAGATAATGCGCAAAGTAAAGGAATGTGCAAATCTGGCTGGTAATCGTGTAGATGCCTTCAGGCGGCTTTGCGCCCATGAAGCCCAGCGTGATGCATACCGCCATGTGCAACCAGAAGAACTTCTGATACAACGGACGGAAACGCGCCGAACGTACAGGAGATGTATCCAGCCAAGGGAGGATGAACATCATTGCGATGGAGCCAAACATCAGCAACACGCCGCCAAGCTTGGAGGAGATAATGATGATGTCGGTGAATGGTACAACGATGTCGATGGTGAAGGAGCGTAAAATCGCATAGAAGGGCAAGAAGTACCATTCAGGCACGATGTGCGCAGGCGTGACCATCGGGTTAGCCGGGGTGTAGTTATCAGGATGGCCCATATAGTTTGGTGCATAGAATACAAACGCTGCATACACAATCAGGAATACGCACACGCCGAACAGATCCTTGACAGTATAATAAGGGCTGAAGGGAACGGTATCCTTGTCTGATTTTGGTTCGATGCCCAGCGGGTTGTTCGAGCCCGATACGTGCAAAGCCGCAATGTGCAAGAACACAACGCCAAGGATAACGAACGGCATCAGGAAGTGCAGCGCAAAGAAGCGGGTAAGAGTTGGATTATCAACCGAGAAACCACCCCACAGCCATGTCA contains:
- a CDS encoding cytochrome c1; translation: MNRFFAVIALATTLIASPAWANESEHHLRTPEGGWPQSGLFGTYDRGALQRGFLVYKQVCAACHSMNLLSYRNLASIGYSENEVKAIASEYTVTDGPNDEGAMFERPALPSDHFKAPFANEKAARAANNGAYPPDLSLIVKARHGGEDYIYSLLTGYGTPPEDVKLMPGMNYNDVFPGLQIAMPSPLSGDDLVSYSDGTKATKEQMAKDVTQFLAWAAEPHMEDRKRFGARAIIFLLVMAGIFYAAKRSLWRDLH
- a CDS encoding cytochrome b N-terminal domain-containing protein, which encodes MAGNTTPTDFGNPVINWIDKRLPIFTMMQKEYGVFPTPRNFNYLWNFGAIAMVMLMVMIASGLVLAMHYTADTKLSFNVVERIMRDVDYGWLVRYIHMNGASMFFIAVYIHIFRGLYYGSYKQPRELLWILGVLILLLMMATAFMGYVLPWGQMSFWGATVITNLFSAIPLIGDTIVTWLWGGFSVDNPTLTRFFALHFLMPFVILGVVFLHIAALHVSGSNNPLGIEPKSDKDTVPFSPYYTVKDLFGVCVFLIVYAAFVFYAPNYMGHPDNYTPANPMVTPAHIVPEWYFLPFYAILRSFTIDIVVPFTDIIIISSKLGGVLLMFGSIAMMFILPWLDTSPVRSARFRPLYQKFFWLHMAVCITLGFMGAKPPEGIYTITSQICTFLYFAHYLIVLPVLNKIEKPLPLPPSIHEAILADKK